From Nonlabens sp. Ci31, the proteins below share one genomic window:
- a CDS encoding dicarboxylate/amino acid:cation symporter — translation MKKLALHWQILIGMVAGILFGFAMMQFDWGKNFVGDWVEPVGTIFVNLLKLIAIPLILASLIKGISDLKDIARFKKMGVRTIIIYICTTVVAIVIGLGLVNLIKPGVGLPEETKERISAAYSTNEKIAKTQETASMQEDQGPLQFLVDMVPDNALSAMSNNSLMLQVIFFALFLGISMLLVGEKRAKPLKDFFDSLNDVVLKMVDLIMLSAPFAVFALLATVVVTAEDPEILLALLKYAGVVVLGLGLMIGFYCLIFAVYVKKSPLWFLQQIAPAQLLAFSTSSSAATLPVTMERVEEHMGVEKDVSSFVLPVGATINMDGTSLYQAVAAVFIMQVLWPEGLEFSNQITIILTALVASIGSAAVPGAGMVMLVIVLKSVNFPDDQLPLALALIFAVDRPLDMLRTTVNVTGDATVASVVAKSLGKFGKPRVENWDDHLDEVSS, via the coding sequence ATGAAGAAATTAGCACTACACTGGCAGATATTAATAGGAATGGTTGCAGGAATCCTTTTTGGATTTGCAATGATGCAATTTGATTGGGGAAAAAATTTTGTTGGAGATTGGGTAGAGCCGGTAGGTACCATCTTTGTAAACCTATTAAAACTTATTGCCATCCCTTTAATTCTAGCATCCTTGATCAAGGGAATCTCTGACCTAAAGGACATAGCTAGGTTTAAGAAAATGGGTGTGCGCACCATCATTATTTATATTTGTACGACGGTCGTGGCTATCGTAATAGGCTTAGGTCTGGTCAATTTAATAAAGCCAGGTGTAGGATTACCAGAAGAGACCAAGGAACGAATAAGTGCAGCGTATAGCACCAATGAAAAAATCGCAAAAACTCAAGAGACAGCATCAATGCAAGAAGATCAAGGTCCATTGCAGTTTTTAGTAGATATGGTTCCTGATAATGCACTTTCTGCTATGAGTAATAATTCCTTGATGCTTCAAGTTATTTTCTTTGCTTTGTTTTTAGGGATATCTATGTTACTAGTAGGAGAAAAGAGAGCCAAACCTTTAAAAGACTTTTTTGATAGTCTGAATGATGTGGTACTCAAAATGGTCGATCTGATCATGTTGAGCGCGCCATTTGCCGTTTTTGCATTGCTTGCTACAGTTGTTGTAACTGCCGAAGATCCTGAGATCCTACTTGCATTGCTCAAATATGCTGGAGTGGTCGTTTTAGGATTGGGTTTAATGATAGGTTTTTACTGTTTGATTTTTGCTGTATACGTAAAAAAATCACCTTTGTGGTTTTTGCAACAAATTGCTCCTGCTCAATTACTCGCATTTTCAACAAGTTCCAGCGCAGCTACCTTGCCGGTAACTATGGAACGAGTGGAAGAACACATGGGTGTAGAGAAGGATGTTTCTAGTTTTGTACTTCCAGTAGGAGCGACCATTAATATGGATGGAACCAGTTTATACCAAGCCGTTGCAGCAGTATTCATTATGCAAGTACTATGGCCTGAAGGTTTAGAATTTAGTAATCAAATAACCATAATACTTACCGCTCTAGTAGCTTCCATTGGATCTGCTGCAGTTCCAGGTGCTGGTATGGTTATGTTAGTGATCGTATTAAAGTCAGTTAATTTCCCAGATGATCAACTTCCTCTTGCTCTTGCACTGATTTTTGCTGTAGATAGACCATTAGACATGCTTCGTACCACGGTTAACGTAACTGGAGATGCTACTGTTGCTTCTGTGGTAGCTAAGAGTTTGGGTAAATTTGGCAAGCCTCGTGTAGAGAACTGGGACGATCATCTCGATGAGGTGTCTTCCTAG
- the aroC gene encoding chorismate synthase — MAGNTFGKQFTVTTYGESHGIALGGVIDGCPAGIDIDLEAIQLDLDRRKPGQSKIVTQRKESDTVTIYSGIFEGKTTGTPLGFQIVNENQKSKDYSHIKETYRPSHADKVYDDKYGHRDYRGGGRSSARETVSRVVAGAIAKQLLSQIKITAYTSSVGDLFIDKPYQELDFSEIENNAVRCPDIAFAKAMEEKILQTRKEGDTIGGTISCVIQGLPAGLGEPVFDKLHADLGKAMLSINAVKGFEYGSGFAGTQLKGSEHNDQYNADGTTKTNLSGGIQGGISNGMDVYFRVAFKPVATIMQSQETINSKGELVEMQGKGRHDPCVVPRAVVIVEAMAALVLADHFLRARNSKLSYDG; from the coding sequence ATGGCAGGAAATACCTTTGGTAAGCAATTTACCGTTACAACATATGGAGAATCTCATGGAATCGCGCTAGGTGGCGTTATCGACGGGTGTCCGGCAGGAATAGATATAGACTTAGAGGCAATCCAACTGGATTTAGACCGACGCAAACCCGGTCAAAGCAAGATTGTTACCCAGCGAAAGGAAAGTGATACCGTCACTATCTATTCTGGAATTTTTGAAGGAAAAACTACAGGAACACCTTTAGGGTTTCAAATTGTAAATGAGAATCAAAAATCTAAAGATTATTCTCATATAAAAGAAACCTACCGACCTAGTCATGCCGATAAGGTGTATGATGATAAATATGGTCATCGGGATTACCGCGGGGGTGGGCGCAGCAGTGCTCGTGAAACTGTAAGTAGGGTAGTGGCAGGAGCTATCGCAAAACAATTGCTTTCTCAGATCAAAATAACAGCTTACACCAGTAGTGTAGGAGATCTTTTTATAGATAAACCTTACCAAGAACTCGATTTCTCAGAGATTGAAAACAATGCGGTGCGCTGTCCTGATATCGCTTTCGCGAAAGCGATGGAAGAAAAAATCCTTCAAACCAGAAAAGAAGGTGATACCATAGGAGGAACTATATCCTGTGTGATTCAAGGCCTACCAGCTGGTCTAGGAGAACCTGTATTTGATAAACTGCATGCAGATCTTGGAAAAGCCATGCTTTCTATCAATGCGGTAAAAGGTTTTGAATACGGTAGTGGTTTTGCTGGTACCCAACTCAAAGGAAGCGAGCATAACGATCAATACAATGCAGATGGAACTACCAAAACGAATTTAAGTGGTGGTATTCAAGGCGGTATTTCTAACGGTATGGATGTTTATTTTAGAGTGGCCTTTAAACCTGTAGCGACCATCATGCAATCTCAAGAAACCATAAATTCTAAAGGCGAACTCGTAGAAATGCAAGGAAAAGGAAGGCACGACCCCTGTGTGGTACCTCGAGCAGTGGTGATCGTAGAAGCGATGGCAGCACTCGTACTAGCCGACCACTTTCTAAGAGCGCGTAATTCAAAGTTATCCTATGACGGTTAA
- the gshB gene encoding glutathione synthase: MNVCFIMYPWEEINPESDSTLTLIHECVKRGHRVAIATPSNLTIRNSIAYAFSKMIKKTDKVPAQLKSFYKNTILKEKMLPLAGFDVIMMRANPPLDPIALNFLDSVKDDVFIVNDIEGLREANNKLYTACFDDPNNEIIPATHVSKNKEYLKSVIKESPKDKMIMKPLNGFGGSGVIMIEKTAMGNVNSLLDFYIDNKDGTTNYVILQDYIEGAEKGDARILLLNGKPIGAVQRVPGAEDHRSNISAGGTFKKHALTAAEKNLCKKIGPKLVKDGLYFVGIDVINGMLVEVNVMSPGGITYINKASKVKLQEKVIDFFEEVVEDRIKQLERRNKLKSTILDD, translated from the coding sequence ATGAACGTTTGTTTTATCATGTATCCTTGGGAAGAAATCAACCCAGAAAGCGATTCTACTTTAACTCTTATTCACGAATGTGTCAAACGAGGACATCGTGTCGCCATAGCTACTCCATCAAATCTTACTATTAGAAATAGCATTGCTTATGCGTTCTCTAAGATGATCAAGAAAACAGATAAAGTGCCTGCACAGCTAAAGTCTTTTTATAAAAACACCATACTTAAAGAAAAAATGTTACCGCTCGCAGGTTTTGACGTGATCATGATGAGAGCAAATCCGCCTTTGGACCCTATTGCTTTAAATTTTCTCGACTCTGTAAAAGATGATGTATTTATTGTCAATGATATTGAAGGCTTGCGCGAGGCTAATAATAAATTGTACACCGCCTGTTTTGATGATCCTAATAACGAAATCATTCCAGCGACTCATGTCTCTAAGAATAAGGAATATTTGAAATCTGTCATCAAGGAAAGTCCTAAGGATAAAATGATCATGAAACCCTTAAACGGTTTTGGAGGTAGTGGCGTGATCATGATTGAAAAAACAGCCATGGGTAATGTCAACTCGCTATTGGACTTTTATATAGATAATAAAGACGGAACCACAAATTATGTCATTCTTCAAGATTATATAGAAGGAGCAGAAAAAGGCGATGCGCGTATTTTATTATTAAATGGAAAACCCATAGGAGCGGTACAACGTGTACCTGGTGCTGAAGACCATCGTTCTAACATAAGCGCTGGTGGCACCTTTAAGAAGCATGCGCTTACAGCAGCAGAGAAAAACCTTTGTAAAAAAATAGGTCCTAAATTAGTCAAAGATGGTTTGTACTTTGTAGGAATAGATGTTATTAATGGAATGCTGGTAGAAGTAAACGTGATGTCTCCAGGAGGCATTACCTATATCAACAAAGCATCTAAAGTAAAGTTACAAGAAAAAGTCATAGACTTTTTTGAAGAAGTAGTAGAAGATCGCATCAAACAACTGGAAAGGCGGAACAAGCTAAAAAGCACCATACTAGATGATTAA
- a CDS encoding PhnA domain-containing protein, which yields MSDLRKQLEERSADTCELCAAKDTLEIKVSLDVYEVPDSPKNVKDTTIFACETCRMQLEGETEVDPNHWRALNDSMWSTVPAVQVVVYRMLDQLRAEGWPVDLIDMMYMEADTKQWAEDGIQRGPKIIHKDVNGNILHRGDSIVIIKDLDVKGSSLIAKRGTAVRNISLVHDNANQIEGRVGPTQVVLLTEFVKKTSKEE from the coding sequence ATGTCAGACTTACGTAAACAATTAGAAGAACGATCAGCAGATACTTGTGAGCTTTGCGCTGCAAAAGATACCTTAGAAATTAAGGTCAGCTTAGATGTATATGAAGTTCCAGACTCTCCTAAAAACGTCAAGGACACGACTATTTTTGCTTGTGAGACCTGTAGAATGCAATTGGAAGGAGAAACAGAAGTAGATCCTAACCACTGGCGTGCGCTTAATGATTCTATGTGGAGTACCGTCCCAGCAGTGCAAGTGGTGGTATACAGAATGCTCGATCAATTGCGAGCTGAAGGCTGGCCAGTAGATCTTATCGACATGATGTATATGGAGGCAGATACAAAACAATGGGCTGAGGATGGAATCCAACGCGGTCCTAAAATCATTCATAAAGATGTGAATGGTAACATTCTTCATAGAGGTGATAGCATTGTAATTATTAAGGATCTCGATGTGAAAGGGTCTAGTCTTATTGCAAAACGAGGTACAGCCGTTCGTAATATTTCTTTAGTTCATGATAATGCAAATCAAATAGAAGGTAGGGTAGGACCTACTCAAGTAGTTTTATTGACCGAGTTTGTAAAGAAAACTTCTAAGGAAGAGTAA
- a CDS encoding flavohemoglobin expression-modulating QEGLA motif protein, translated as MPTVFMIDTTLPKYKNIDLNTYQDVFDIDANVHRIVKNLELLAYINPLNIAQERKEFFKSKFTYEPNFKYRKLKFKPYKLHRMFYSQRLERIQDEDIRSLYKDVIYTYSGLVQCMETISEPNSKFYYNSLRFFGTPTEKMVENAKFILHFQEEKLIAPKYDAVLSTAEAEAFFIKYRELYDFDFKIKTSSAMSASAMVSNKDRMLILKKGHKYSQHELNVLAHHEIGVHLVTTFNAIEQPLYVFGNGFPNNVETQEGLAVMSEYMSGNLTLTRLKELAYRVIATDSLIKGYSFADTFDLIHGKYKLDRERAFNITLRIHRGGGFTKDALYLSGLKKVYDLYKSNASIDNMLLGKCSLEYDPIIEKMKSLNLVLPAAHKARSFDEQLNTNPTIDFILGHLK; from the coding sequence ATGCCCACCGTTTTTATGATAGATACCACACTCCCAAAATATAAGAACATAGATTTGAATACCTATCAAGATGTATTTGATATCGATGCAAATGTTCATAGAATCGTAAAAAACTTAGAGCTTCTAGCCTATATCAATCCGTTGAATATTGCTCAGGAGCGCAAAGAGTTTTTTAAATCTAAATTTACCTACGAGCCCAATTTCAAATACCGCAAGCTTAAGTTCAAGCCCTATAAGTTGCACCGTATGTTTTATAGCCAGCGGCTGGAACGCATACAAGATGAGGATATCAGATCTTTGTATAAAGATGTTATTTACACCTATAGCGGTCTTGTACAATGCATGGAAACGATCAGTGAACCCAACAGCAAGTTTTATTACAACAGCTTGCGCTTTTTTGGAACACCTACAGAGAAGATGGTGGAAAATGCTAAATTCATTCTGCATTTTCAAGAAGAAAAACTTATAGCGCCTAAATACGACGCTGTACTTAGTACTGCCGAAGCCGAAGCTTTTTTTATCAAATATCGAGAGTTGTACGATTTTGATTTTAAAATCAAAACAAGCAGTGCGATGAGTGCTTCAGCTATGGTCTCTAACAAGGATAGAATGCTTATTTTAAAGAAAGGTCACAAGTATTCACAACATGAATTGAACGTGCTGGCACATCACGAAATAGGAGTGCATTTGGTGACCACTTTTAACGCTATAGAGCAGCCGTTATATGTTTTCGGCAATGGATTTCCTAATAATGTAGAAACACAAGAAGGGCTTGCTGTGATGTCTGAATATATGAGTGGTAATTTAACTTTAACAAGATTAAAAGAACTGGCTTATCGTGTCATAGCAACAGATTCCCTGATAAAAGGTTATTCCTTTGCAGATACCTTTGACCTGATACACGGTAAGTACAAACTCGATCGGGAGCGTGCTTTTAACATCACATTACGCATACATCGCGGCGGCGGTTTTACCAAAGACGCGTTGTACCTTTCTGGGCTTAAAAAGGTATACGACCTCTATAAATCTAATGCTAGTATTGACAACATGCTCTTAGGAAAATGTTCTTTAGAATACGATCCTATTATTGAAAAAATGAAGTCCTTAAATTTAGTCTTACCAGCGGCACACAAAGCCAGAAGTTTTGATGAACAGTTGAATACTAATCCTACTATTGATTTTATTTTAGGGCATTTGAAATAG
- a CDS encoding ABC transporter permease: MIGLLRQNINIAQQSIKGQLLRTILTIIIIAIGITALVGILSAVNALSSTLNNGFSGIGTNTFYVQQYSRSFQSRGGNKRTKVNPIINYRQVREFKDKYKTALTQVGISFQATSSAEVKSEDRKTKPEVIVAGVNEYYAENAGIKLGEGRMFSSLDISNNSKVCVVGSDMQEDLFQGFNPLGKTLSIRGNKFTVIGILEEKGSTFGNNVDLRILIPIETARGIYTAPNINYDLSVKVFEQNFIEKAKDDAIILMRNIRGLNPIEEDNFGIVQSDQLMGNLNDITSSLNIAAIIISLITIFGSSIALMNIMLVSVTERTREIGVRKALGAKRSTISWQFFIETFLISQYGSIVGILLGMLIGYAVSAGFEIPFEIPWNAIIAATIVSVLIAFASGVIPAVKAAKLDPIEALRYE; the protein is encoded by the coding sequence CTGCGTACCATACTGACCATTATTATCATTGCCATAGGAATCACCGCTCTTGTAGGGATTTTAAGTGCTGTAAATGCACTTTCTTCCACTTTAAATAATGGTTTCTCAGGAATAGGAACCAATACCTTTTATGTGCAGCAATACTCGCGTAGTTTTCAAAGTCGTGGTGGCAATAAAAGAACCAAGGTGAATCCTATTATCAATTACCGACAAGTAAGAGAATTTAAAGATAAATATAAGACCGCATTAACTCAAGTAGGCATTTCTTTTCAAGCCACTAGTAGTGCCGAAGTAAAAAGTGAAGACAGAAAGACCAAACCAGAAGTCATCGTTGCTGGTGTCAATGAATACTATGCAGAGAATGCTGGTATCAAACTCGGTGAAGGTCGTATGTTTTCCTCTTTAGATATTTCAAATAATTCTAAAGTCTGTGTGGTAGGAAGCGACATGCAAGAAGATCTATTCCAAGGCTTTAATCCATTAGGTAAAACCCTTAGTATACGAGGTAATAAATTTACAGTAATTGGTATTCTGGAAGAAAAGGGGTCTACCTTCGGTAATAACGTAGACTTAAGAATCCTTATTCCTATTGAAACAGCACGGGGTATTTATACAGCTCCTAATATCAATTATGATTTAAGCGTCAAGGTATTTGAGCAAAATTTTATAGAAAAGGCAAAAGACGATGCGATTATTTTAATGCGAAATATCCGAGGTCTCAACCCTATTGAAGAAGATAATTTTGGAATCGTACAAAGCGATCAGCTAATGGGGAATTTGAATGATATAACTTCTTCTTTAAATATTGCTGCTATTATCATAAGTCTGATCACCATTTTTGGCTCTTCTATAGCACTGATGAATATCATGTTGGTTTCTGTTACAGAGCGCACGCGTGAAATAGGTGTTAGAAAAGCTCTTGGTGCTAAACGCAGCACGATTTCATGGCAGTTTTTTATTGAGACCTTTTTAATCAGTCAGTACGGCAGCATAGTAGGTATTCTGTTAGGAATGCTTATAGGATATGCGGTTTCTGCTGGGTTTGAAATCCCATTTGAAATCCCGTGGAATGCGATTATTGCTGCAACTATTGTTTCTGTTTTAATAGCCTTTGCTTCTGGTGTTATTCCAGCGGTAAAAGCAGCAAAGCTCGACCCTATTGAAGCCTTGCGTTACGAGTAG
- a CDS encoding glycine zipper domain-containing protein: MKKGNKLALGISLGVVFGSAIGLAIGNLALGTGVGIAIGAAIGSYLKQKQSNENGGKS, from the coding sequence TTGAAAAAAGGAAATAAATTAGCTCTAGGAATTTCATTAGGAGTGGTATTTGGATCGGCCATTGGTCTGGCCATCGGAAATTTAGCCTTAGGGACAGGTGTTGGAATTGCAATAGGAGCTGCCATAGGAAGTTATTTAAAGCAAAAGCAAAGCAACGAGAATGGCGGTAAGTCTTGA
- a CDS encoding N-formylglutamate amidohydrolase yields the protein MIKLSIREIITRIENQESFHAVAEDYSFSIKIEDYVPYACAAVHDGHHFSKDLWDNCLHTEYDRWYEEDPGTGQMISGLPITLIAHDSRFEYDLNRAPETAIYDTAWGKTLWKKPLSQEKKDRAHRKHDNFYKVVLSLIVKLEELFGSSVFYDMHSYNWKRWDREVPVFNIGTTNVDEEKYRAEITQWQDILDDVQLPIEQKVHCTINDVFKGNGYFLKYVTNNSLNTLVLATEISKIYADETTGRIFPEVVTTVQDLLKYYIKAHAHRFYDRYHTPKI from the coding sequence ATGATTAAACTTTCTATTCGTGAGATCATAACTCGTATTGAAAACCAAGAAAGCTTCCATGCAGTTGCAGAAGATTATTCGTTTTCTATAAAAATTGAAGATTATGTGCCTTATGCTTGTGCGGCGGTTCATGACGGTCATCATTTTTCAAAAGATTTATGGGACAACTGTTTGCATACCGAGTACGATCGCTGGTATGAAGAAGATCCGGGTACAGGTCAGATGATTTCTGGTTTGCCTATTACCTTAATTGCACATGACAGTAGGTTTGAGTACGATTTAAACAGAGCCCCGGAGACGGCTATTTATGACACTGCCTGGGGAAAAACACTTTGGAAGAAACCCTTAAGCCAAGAGAAAAAAGATAGAGCTCATAGAAAACACGATAATTTCTATAAAGTAGTCCTTAGCCTTATTGTTAAATTAGAGGAGCTTTTCGGAAGTAGTGTTTTTTACGATATGCATTCTTATAATTGGAAAAGATGGGATCGAGAAGTACCCGTTTTCAATATAGGAACTACTAATGTAGATGAAGAGAAGTACCGTGCTGAGATCACGCAATGGCAAGATATCTTAGACGATGTTCAATTGCCTATAGAGCAAAAAGTGCATTGTACCATCAATGATGTTTTTAAAGGAAATGGTTACTTTTTAAAATATGTAACTAATAACTCGTTAAACACACTTGTTCTCGCTACAGAAATTTCAAAGATATATGCAGATGAAACTACGGGAAGAATTTTTCCAGAAGTAGTAACAACTGTTCAAGACCTTCTTAAGTATTATATTAAAGCACATGCCCACCGTTTTTATGATAGATACCACACTCCCAAAATATAA